Proteins found in one Canis aureus isolate CA01 chromosome 19, VMU_Caureus_v.1.0, whole genome shotgun sequence genomic segment:
- the PLXNB1 gene encoding plexin-B1 isoform X1, whose translation MPALGPALLQVFWAGWVLTLQPPPLAVFTPNGTHLQHLTRDPTSGTLYLGATNFLFQLSPGLQLEATVSTGPVLDSRDCLPPVMPDECPQAQATNNLNQLLLVSPGALVVCGSVHQGVCELRRLGQLEQLLLRPERPGDTQYVAANDPAVSTVGLVAQGLAGEPLLFVGRGYTSRGVGGGIPPITTRTLWPLDPQIAFSYEETAKLAVGRLSEYSHHFVSAFARGASAYFLFLRRDLQAQSRAFRAYVSRVCLQDQHYYSYVELPLACQGGRYGLLQAAAVATSREVAQGEVLFAAFSSAAPPTVGRPPLAAAGASGASALCAFPLDEVDRLANRTRDACYTREGRAEDGIEVAYIEYDVNSDCAQLPVDTLDAYPCGSDHTPSPMASRVPLEATPILEWPRVQLTAVAVTVEDGHTIAFLGDSQGQLHRVYLGPGSDGHPYSTQNIQQGSAVSRDLTFDGSFEHLYVMTQSTLLKVPVASCAQLLDCASCLAHKDPYCGWCVLLGRCSRRSECSRGQGPERWLWSFQPELRCLRVAVISPANISREERKEVFLSVPDLPPLWPGESYSCQFGDHQSSALLTSSGVMCPSPDPSEAPALPRGADHVSVSVELKFGAVVIAKASLSVYDCGAVTELHPSAQCQACVSSLWGCNWCVWQQLCTHKASCDVGPMIVSQQSLLLSPAPPARDVPTPFPSQNPQAPVTPAPDTLPMEPGAPSTATASDVPPGDGPSLLSPWGPGTGPGPVPASASTESPLHEEPPPPDPPNRPGTAVPAPTDSGPMATPEDLSASHPSPSDAAALPPAPADPGPEADPSAALLDQPPGTAPATTFPGAAGSVKPALDWLMREGGELPEADEWTGGDTPAFSTSTLLSGDGDSAEHEGPPAPLILLSSLDYQYDTPGLWELEEVNQGASSCPCVDSVQGSTLIPVHVEREVRLLGRNLRLFQDSPGDNECVMELEGREVVVEARVECEPPPDTQCHVTCQQNQLSYEALQPELRVGLFLRRAGRLRVDSADGLHVVLYDCSVGHGDCSRCQTAMPQYGCVWCKGEHPRCVAQEACGETEAVATQCPAPLIHSVEPLTGPVDGGTRVTIRGSNLGQHVQDVQDTVRVAGVPCAVDAQEYEISSSFVCITEASDGEVAGAVTVEVPGRGRGVSEHDFAYQDPKVHSIFPTRGPRAGGTHLTLHGSKLLTGRLEDIRVVIGDQPCHLLLEQQAEQLRCETSPYPVPATLPVAVWFGATERRLLYSQFEYTSNPNVTSAGPAKSFLSGGRKVWVHGQNLDAVQTPRIRVTVAPRTLQPYQGLGRRRRVIPETACSPGGSCGGHHFEEPCHVNSSQLIMCHTPALPGLPEDPWVQVEFILDNLVFDFAMLNPTPFSYEADPTLQPLNPEDPTMPFRHKPGSVLSVEGENLDLAMSKEEVVAMIGDGLCVVKTLTRHHLYCEPPMEQPLPQHHALREAPDALPEFTVQMGNLRFSLGHVQYDGESPVAFPMAAQVGLGVGTSLLALGVIIIVLIYRRKSKQALRDYKKVQIQLENLESSVRDRCKKEFTDLMTEMTDLTSDLLGSGIPFLDYKVYAERVFFPGHQESPLHRDLGVPESRRPTVEQGLGQLSNLLNSKLFLTKFIHTLESQRTFSARDRAYVASLLTVALHGKLEYFTDILRTLLSDLVAQYVAKNPKLMLRRTETVVEKLLTNWMSICLYTFVRDSVGEPLYMLFRGIKHQVDKGPVDSVTGKAKYTLNDNRLLREDVEYRPLTLNALLAVGPAAGEAQGVPVKVLDCDTISQAKEKMLDQLYKGVPLTQRPDPRTLDVEWRSGVAGHLILSDEDVTSEVQGLWRRLNTLQHYKVPDGATVALVPCLTKHVLRENQDYVPGERTPMLEDVDEGGIRPWHLVKPSEEPEPPRPRRGSLRGGERERAKAIPEIYLTRLLSMKGTLQKFVDDLFQVILSTSRPVPLAIKYFFDLLDEQAQQHGISDQDTVHIWKTNSLPLRFWINIIKNPQFVFDVQTSDNMDAVLLVIAQTFMDACTLADHKLGRDSPINKLLYARDIPRYKRMVERYYADIRQTVPASDQEMNSILAELSRNYSGDLGARVALHELYKYINKYYDQIITALEEDGAAQKMQLGYRLQQIAAAVENKVTDL comes from the exons ATGCCTGCTCTCGGCCCAGCTCTTCTCCAGGTGTTCTGGGCTGGGTGGGTTCtcaccctccagccccctccaCTGGCTGTTTTTACTCCCAATGGCACGCATCTGCAGCATTTGACACGGGATCCCACCTCAGGCACTCTCTACCTAGGAGCCACCAACTTCCTGTTCCAGCTgagccctgggctgcagctggAGGCTACCGTGTCCACGGGCCCTGTGCTAGATAGCAGGGACTGCCTGCCACCTGTGATGCCAGATGAGTGCCCCCAGGCCCAGGCTACCAACAACCTAAACCAGCTGCTCCTGGTGAGCCCAGGGGCCCTGGTGGTGTGCGGGAGTGTGCACCAGGGGGTCTGCGAGCTGCGGCGCCTGGGGCAGCTTGAACAGCTATTGCTGCGGCCCGAGCGCCCTGGGGACACCCAATATGTGGCCGCCAATGATCCTGCGGTCAGCACAGTGGGACTGGTGGCCCAGGGCTTGGCTGGGGAGCCCCTCCTCTTCGTGGGGCGAGGCTATAccagcaggggtgtggggggtggcATCCCTCCCATCACAACCCGGACCTTGTGGCCGCTGGACCCCCAAATTGCCTTCTCCTATGAGGAGACGGCCAAGTTGGCTGTGGGCCGCCTCTCTGAGTATAGCCACCACTTCGTGAGCGCCTTTGCACGTGGGGCCAGTGCCTACTTCCTGTTCCTGAGGCGAGACCTGCAGGCTCAGTCTAGAGCATTTCGTGCCTACGTGTCCAGAGTGTGCCTCCAGGACCAGCACTACTACTCCTATGTGGAGTTGCCTCTGGCCTGCCAGGGTGGCCGCTATGGGCTGCTTCAGGCTGCGGCTGTGGCCACATCCCGGGAGGTGGCCCAGGGCGAGGTGCTCTTTGCAGCCTTCTCCTCAGCCGCTCCCCCCACTGTGGGCCGGCCTCCGTTGGCAGCTGCCGGAGCATCTGGAGCCTCTGCCCTCTGTGCCTTCCCTCTGGACGAGGTGGATCGCCTTGCTAACCGCACACGAGATGCCTGCTACACTAGGGAGGGCCGTGCCGAGGATGGCATCGAGGTGGCCTATATTGAGTATGATGTCAACTCTGACTGTGCACAGCTGCCGGTG GATACCCTGGATGCTTATCCCTGTGGCTCAGATCACACGCCCAGCCCCATGGCCAGCCGTGTCCCCCTAGAAGCCACACCCATTCTGGAGTGGCCAAGGGTCCAGCTAACAGCTGTGGCAGTCACTGTGGAGGATGGACACACCATTGCTTTCCTGGGTGACAGTCAAGGGCAACTGCACAGG GTCTACTTGGGCCCGGGAAGTGATGGCCACCCATACTCCACACAGAACATCCAGCAGGGGTCTGCTGTGAGCAGAGACCTTACCTTTGATGGGTCCTTTGAGCACCTGTATGTCATGACTCAGAGCACA CTTCTCAAGGTTCCTGTGGCCTCCTGTGCTCAGCTCCTGGACTGTGCATCTTGTCTTGCTCACAAGGACCCATACTGTGGGTGGTGTGTGCTTCTTGGCAG GTGTAGTCGCCGTTCCGAGTGCTCACGAGGACAGGGCCCAGAGCGGTGGCTGTGGAGTTTCCAGCCTGAGCTGCGTTGTCTGCGAGTGGCAGTTATAAGTCCTGCCAACATCAGCCGAGAGGAGCGGAAGGAG GTTTTCCTGTCAGTGCCTGACCTGCCACCCCTGTGGCCAGGGGAGTCCTATTCCTGCCAGTTTGGGGATCACCAGAGTTCTGCCCTGCTGACCAGTTCTGGTGTGATGTGTCCTTCCCCAGACCCCAGTGAGGCCCCAGCACTGCCAAGAGGAGCCG ACCACGTGTCCGTGAGCGTGGAGCTTAAGTTCGGTGCTGTGGTGATTGCCAAAGCTTCGCTCTCTGTCTACGACTGTGGAGCAGTCACTGAGCTCCACCCGTCTGCACA GTGCCAGGCCTGTGTGAGCAGCCTCTGGGGGTGTAACTGGTGTGTCTGGCAGCAGCTGTGCACGCACAAGGCCTCATGTGACGTCGGACCCATGATTGTTAGCCAGCAG agcctgcttctctccccagcccctccagcaAGAGATGTACCCACCCCCTTCCCATCCCAAAACCCCCAGGCCCCTGTCACCCCTGCTCCTGACACCCTTCCCATGGAACCTGGGGCCCCTTCCACAGCCACAGCCTCGGATGTCCCACCTGGGGACGGGCCTTCCCTGCTCAGCCCCTGGGGGCCAGGGACAGGTCCTGGTCCCGTACCTGCCTCAGCCTCCACAGAGTCACCTCTCCATGAGGAACCTCCCCCTCCCGACCCCCCCAACAGACCTGGAACCGCTGTCCCTGCCCCCACTGACTCCGGACCCATGGCCACACCCGAAGACCTCTCAGCCTCCCACCCATCGCCCTCAGATGCAGCagcactgccccctgcccctgcagaCCCCGGCCCCGAGGCCGACCCCTCTGCGGCACTCCTGGACCAGCCCCCCGGCACTGCTCCCGCCACTACTTTCCCAGGGGCCGCTGGCTCCGTGAAGCCTGCTCTGGACTGGCTCATGAGAGAAGGCGGCGAGCTGCCTGAGGCGGACGAGTGGACAGGGGGTGACACACCCGCCTTCTCCACTTCCACCCTCCTCTCAGGTGATGGAGACTCGGCTGAGCAcgagggccctcctgcccccctcatCCTCCTGTCCAGCCTCGACTACCAATACGACACCCCCGGGCTCTGGGAGCTG GAGGAGGTGAACCAGGGGGCCAGCTCCTGCCCTTGTGTAGATAGTGTTCAGGGCTCCACGCTGATACCCGTCCATGTGGAACGAGAAGTCCGGCTGCTGGGAAGAAACCTGCGCCTCTTCCAG GACAGCCCAGGAGACAATGAGTGTGTGATGGAGCTGGAGGGCCGCGAAGTGGTGGTTGAGGCCCGGGTCGAGTGTGAGCCACCTCCTGATACCCAGTGCCATGTTACATGCCAGCAGAACCAG CTCAGCTATGAGGCTCTGCAGCCAGAGCTCCGTGTGGGGCTGTTTCTGCGTCGGGCTGGCCGTCTGCGTGTGGACAGTGCTGATGGGCTGCATG TGGTACTGTATGACTGCTCTGTGGGACATGGGGACTGCAGCCGCTGCCAAACTGCCATGCCCCAATATGGCTGTGTGTGGTGCAAGGGAGAGCATCCACGTTGCGTGGCCCAGGAGGCTTGTGGCGAGACTGAAGCTGTGGCCACTCAGTGCCCTGCACCCCTCATCCACTCG GTAGAGCCGCTGACTGGGCCTGTGGACGGAGGCACTCGTGTCACCATCAGGGGCTCCAACCTGGGCCAGCATGTGCAGGATGTACAGGACACGGTCAGGGTGGCCGGAGTGCCATGTGCTGTGGATGCTCAGGAATACGAGATCTCTAGTAG CTTCGTGTGTATCACTGAGGCCAGTGatggggaggtggctggggcagTGACGGTGGAGGTGCCAGGAAGAGGACGCGGTGTCTCAGAGCACGATTTTGCCTACCAG GACCCAAAGGTGCATTCCATCTTCCCGACCCGGGGCCCCAGAGCCGGGGGCACCCACCTTACCCTGCACGGCTCCAAGCTCCTGACTGGGCGGCTGGAGGACATCAGAGTAGTCATTGGAGATCAGCCTTGTCACCT GCTCCTGGAGCAGCAGGCTGAGCAGCTGCGGTGTGAGACCAGCCCATACCCTGTACCTGCCACACTCCCTGTGGCCGTGTGGTTTGGGGCCACTGAGCGGAGGCTTCTGTATAGCCAATTCGAGTACACGTCAAACCCCAATGTCACCTCTGCTGGCCCTGCCAAGAGCTTCCTCAG TGGAGGACGTAAGGTATGGGTCCATGGCCAGAATTTGGATGCGGTCCAGACACCAAGAATCCGAGTGACTGTGGCCCCAAGAACCCTGCAGCCTTACCAGGGGCTTGGGCGGAGGCGCCGTGTGATCCCGGAAACCGCATGCTCCCCCGGTGGTTCCTGTGGCGGTCATCAC ttTGAGGAGCCGTGCCATGTGAATTCCTCTCAGCTCATCATGTGCCACACGCCTGCCCTCCCAGGCCTGCCTGAGGACCCCTGGGTCCAGGTGGAATTTATCCTTGACAATCTGGTCTTTGACTTCGCAATGCTGAACCCCACACCCTTCTCCTATGAGGCCGACCCCACTCTGCAGCCCCTCAACCCCGAGGATCCCACCATGCCGTTCCGGCACAAGCCCGGGAGTGTGCTGTCTGTGGAG GGGGAGAATCTGGACCTTGCAATGTCTAAGGAGGAGGTGGTGGCCATGATAGGGGATGGCCTCTGCGTGGTGAAGACGCTGACCCGTCACCACCTATACTGTGAGCCCCCCATggagcagcccctgccccagcaccaTGCCCTTCGAGAGGCACCGGACGCCTTGCCTGAGTTCACG GTGCAGATGGGAAACCTGCGCTTCTCCCTGGGCCATGTGCAGTATGATGGCGAGAGCCCTGTGGCTTTTCCcatggcagcccaggtgggctTGGGGGTGGGCACCTCTCTTCTGGCTCTGGGTGTCATCATCATTGTCCTCATATACAG GAGGAAGAGCAAGCAGGCCCTGAGGGACTATAAGAAGGTCCAGATCCAGCTGGAGAATCTGGAGAGCAGTGTGCGGGACCGCTGCAAGAAGGAGTTCACAG ACCTCATGACTGAGATGACCGATCTAACCAGTGACCTTCTGGGCAGTGGCATCCCCTTCCTTGACTATAAGGTGTATGCTGAGAGGGTCTTCTTCCCTGGGCACCAGGAGTCACCCTTGCACCGGGACCTGGGTGTACCTGAGAGCCGGCGCCCCACTGTGGAACAAGGCCTGGGGCAGCTCTCCAACCTGCTCAACAGCAAGCTCTTCCTCACCAAG TTCATCCATACCCTGGAGAGCCAGCGCACCTTCTCAGCTCGGGACCGCGCCTATGTGGCATCTCTGCTCACCGTCGCACTGCATGGGAAGCTTGAGTACTTCACCGACATCCTCCGCACCCTACTCAGTGACCTGGTGGCCCAGTACGTGGCCAAGAACCCCAAGCTGATGCTGCGCAG GACAGAGACTGTGGTGGAAAAGCTGCTCACCAACTGGATGTCCATCTGCCTATACACGTTCGTGAGG GACTCGGTAGGGGAGCCTCTGTACATGCTTTTCCGTGGAATTAAGCATCAAGTGGACAAGGGACCAGTGGACAGCGTGACTGGCAAAGCCAAATACACCCTGAATGACAACCGCCTTCTCAGAGAGGATGTGGAGTACCGTCCcctg ACCCTGAATGCACTGTTGGCTGTGGGGCCTGCCGCGGGAGAGGCCCAGGGTGTGCCTGTGAAGGTCCTGGACTGCGACACCATCTCCCAGGCCAAAGAGAAGATGCTGGACCAGCTTTATAAAGGAGTGCCTCTCACCCAGCGGCCAGATCCTCGCACCCTGGATGTTG AGTGGCGGTCTGGGGTGGCTGGGCATCTCATTCTTTCTGATGAGGATGTCACTTCAGAGGTCCAGGGTCTGTGGAGGCGCCTGAACACCCTGCAGCATTACAAG GTCCCAGACGGAGCAACTGTGGCCCTGGTCCCCTGCCTCACCAAGCATGTTCTCCGGGAAAACCAGGATTATGTCCCTGGAGAGA GGACTCCCATGCTGGAGGATGTGGATGAGGGGGGCATCCGACCCTGGCACCTAGTGAAGCCAAGTGAGGAGCCGGAGCCTCCTAGGCCGCGGAGAGGCAGCCTTCGGGGCGGGGAGCGTGAGCGAGCCAAGGCCATCCCTGAGATCTACCTGACTCGCCTACTGTCCATGAAG GGCACCCTGCAGAAGTTTGTGGACGACTTATTCCAGGTGATACTCAGCACCAGCCGTCCCGTGCCACTTGCTATTAAGTACTTCTTCGACCTGCTGGATGAGCAGGCCCAGCAGCACGGCATCTCTGACCAGGACACTGTCCATATCTGGAAGACCAACAG CCTGCCGCTAAGGTTCtggataaatataataaaaaaccCGCAGTTTGTGTTCGACGTGCAGACATCTGATAACATGGATGCAGTGCTCCTGGTCATCGCACAGACTTTCATGGATGCCTGCACTCTGGCCGACCACAAGCTGGGCCGG GACTCCCCCATCAACAAACTTCTATATGCTCGAGATATTCCCCGTTATAAACGGATGGTGGAAAG GTACTACGCAGACATCAGGCAGACTGTCCCTGCCAGTGATCAAGAGATGAACTCCATCCTGGCTGAGCTGTCTCGG AACTACTCTGGGGACCTCGGGGCACGAGTGGCCCTGCATGAGCTCTACAAGTATATCAACAAGTACTACGACCAG